The DNA segment ATCGCGATACCGATCACAGCTCGACCGCATTCAGTATCCACAGCACAGAAACACGACGGCAGGGGTGCACGTCCACGTCGGTGTCGATGACGCGGATAAGGCTGTCTGGATCGCCAACGAACTTCGGTGGTTCGTCCCGATTATGCTCGCGCTGTCGGTGAACTCGCCGTTCTGGAACGGATTCGATACCGGGTTGCAGTCCGCACGCGCAAAACTGTTCGAAGGGCTGCCGAACACCGGGATGCCGACGTACTTCGAGGACTTCGAAGCGTTCGACCGGTTCGAACGACGGATGATCGATACCGGTTCGATCGAAGACCGCGGAGAACTCTGGTACGACGTCCGCCCGCACACGGGCCACGGGACGGTGGAGGTTCGAACACCAGACGGACAGGCAGATCCCGACATCGTGATGGCGTTCGTCGAATACACCCACGCACTCGTCACGGACCTCGCTGCCGCTTACGAGGACGGTGAGTCGCCACACGAGCACCGACGGGAACTGCTCGACGAAAACAAGTGGCGAGCTATCCGACACGGTCACGAGGCTCACTTTATCGACCGTGATCTCGAGGGAACCGTCTCCCTTGGGGAGGTCGTCGAACGGGAATGTGACCGGCTGGATATCGATGGTATTCGAGATATCTACGAGCGTGAAAGCGGGGCCACACAACAGCGGCGGGTACTTTCGAACGGCGGCGTTGATGCTCTCTGTGCGTCGCTGTTGCTCGATTCGTCGTAGTCTCGAGTCGCTATGGGATGAAGGATACATCGTCGTGCTCACAAAGGTTTAACTCCGCGGCTAACTTTGTCCTATACGAGAGGACACATGCCTGCTGATGAAAACGATGAGCCCCGGGTGCCGACGGACGATACCGACGCTCATCACGACGACGGAGCAACGGGAGATCCTGCAGAGAGCGATTCTAGCGAAGGCGGAGACGGTGAAGGGGCCTTCGATGACGGTACACTCGAGAGCGAGTCCGGAGTCGAAGGTATCGGCTCTCTGGACCAATCCGGCGGGAAACGAGTGAACGTCAGTGCAGAGGATATTGATCAGCGAATCGTCGATCTGCTCTCGTGGATTCTCGATACAGAAACGCGAGCGAAAATATACGTGCACCTGCTAGCCCAGCCGGGGAGTACGTCAGAGGAGATCGCCCACGGAACCGGTTTGTACCCGAGCACGGTTCGAGAAGCCCTGGCTGAACTCCACGAGGAAGAGCGAGTTACCCGACGCAAGCGGGCGAGTGAAGGCGCTGGTAACAACCCGTACGAGTATCGGGCGATTCAACCCAGCGAACTCGTCGGCGGCGTCGTCGATCAGGTCCAACACGAGCTGAACACGATTTTCACGCTCGATCGGCTGTTCGACCGTGAGGACGAACCGACAATCGATGCCGATGTCGAGCCAGTGACTATCGTGGTCAACGACGAGTCGATGGAGTCCGACGCGGACGACGAAGCCGACGACCTCGAGGCCGACTCCAGTGACGAGTCACTCGAAGATGGTGATAGCGACGAAGACGGGACATCGAGTTCGTCTGCCGAATAGTAACCGGTCTGGTTAACATGGCAGTGTACCGTGGCGAGTCGTTCCCAACGAAATACGTGCTCGATGATGGCGCTGATCGTGTCGGCCGCCCATAACAGTTATGTGATATTCCATTTCCGACAACAACACTATTGGTTCTCACATCGTACGTTCCGTCATGGTATCACGTGTCCTGGTCCCAGTCGACGGTTCCGAGATGGGAGAACACGCCCTCGAGTACGCACTCGAGGTATTCCCGGACGGCGACATCACTGTCCTGCACGTCGTTGGTGGGCCGTCACCGATGTGGGGTGAAGCAGCGGGGCTCGCATTGGCAGACGATATTCAAGAGAAAGCAAACGAACTCGCAGCGTCAGCGTTTGAACGTGCTGAGGAAATCGCCGCTGAAAACGATCAGGAGATTTCGACCACCGTCCAACTCGGACACCCAGCACGGGTGATTGTGAATCGAGCCGAAGACTACGATACCGTCGTTATCGGCGCTCACGGTGGCACGTTAGCTGATCGACTCATCGTTGGAAACGTCGCAGAAACGGTTTTCCGTCGCTCGCCCGTGCCGGTTATCGTCGTTCGGTAAGAGGAGTGATTGTCACTTTTCTTTAGTATCTCTGTCGTCTTTAGAACCTTCGTTATCCGTGTCTTCGCCCCCATCGTCTTCGTCGTCCGTCTGCTCGACCGACTCTTCGATCAGTTCGGCAACTTGGTCCTCTCGAGGGCGTCGTTCGACCCGTTCTTCGACTGATTCGACTTGTTCCTGGACCGCACTCACCTGTTTCTCGACTGTCTCACCAACCGTTTCTTCGACGGTTTCGCTGACCGTTTCCTCGACGGTTTCACTAACCGTTTCCTCGACACGCGGTCCAATCTCTTTTTCGACGGTTTCTTCGACCTTCTCACCGACTGTCTTCTCCACGGTTTCGCCGACGGTCTTTTCGACCGTCTCTCCAACCTTTTCGTCGACCGTTTCCTCGACCTTCTCACCGACTGTCTTTTCCACGGTTTCACCGACCGTTTTCTCAACCGTCTCCTCCACGGTTTCGCCAACCGTTTTCTCTACGGTTTCACCAACCGTCTTCTCCATGGTCTCATCAACCGTCTTCTCCATGGCTTCACCGACGGTCTTTTCGACGGTTTCTCCAACCCTCTCATCGACCGTCTTCTCCACGGTTTCACCGACTGTTTTCTCGACGCTCTCACCAACCTTTTCATCGACTGTCTTTTCGACCGATTCGCCGACAGTTTCTTCGACCACTCGAGTCATCCACTCGGGATCGAATCGGGCCATCTTCCAGAGCACGTGAACCAGATACGCGGAGAACACACCAATCCCGAACGCGACACCGATCTGGGCATCGAAACCGGCGATGAGCGCGATAGCAGCAAAAATCAAGATACCGTAGGCGATATCCACGATGGCATCGACGTGTGTGGCTCTCATCGAGGGTCACCACACTCGAGAGACTCTGTCGTTCGTTTAGCCAGTACGACCGATCCCGACTGTCCACCGGTTCGCCGCTCGCTGACGGCACATCTCACTCGTCGATACATACTGATCGAAGAGAGGGCATCGTCGGATGAAACGTTTGGGGTTTGGAACGCCCGATGAGCGGTGTCTTCGGGCCGATCAACTGCTGCTTTTGTTCGCATGCTCGAGCGTACTGCTTTTGTCAACTGCGTACAGACTGTCGATGAATGCTGCGCAAGGACCTGCTTCGGGTTTCACGAGCCGGTGGCGGTTACCAGCCACAGTTTGCCGGTCGGGAACACCGACCGCTCGCTGCTCGCGTTATCGGGACGTTTCAGGGCCATCTGGGTGAAACCCGAGGCGACCTCGAGGCCGCACTGGCTGATCTCGAGGCGGAGGCAGCCGATTTCAAACTCGTTCGCGGGTTCGCCGCCTTGCTCGAGCGCGAAGCGTCGTTCGAGACCGACGCTCCCGTCGATCCTGAACGGGTTCGCACCGTCGTGTTCGAGGCGGCGGAAACGATCGGCGTCGTCACCGAAGGCGAGCGACGCGAAGCGCTCGAATCAGCCGGAGACAGCCTCGATATGGCATCCGAGGTGGTCGATTCGAGCCTGTTCGCCGACCTCGAACACCGACAGGTCCTTTCCGATATCGACGTGCCCTGGACGCCCGACGAACTGCTCGCCCAGTACAACCTGTCGCTGGCACAGACGGCCCTGTTCGACGCCACGAGCGTCCGGATTCGCTCGTCGAACCCGAAAGCGCTTATCTCAGCGACCAAACGGCTCCGACTCCTGTACGAAATCGAGCGGACGGACGAGGGTCGTGTCGTCGTCGTAACGGGACCAACCGCGCTCTTTCAGGCTACTCGTCGGTATGGAACCCGTTTTGCCCGACTCCTTCGAACCGTCGTGGGGGCTCCGGAGTGGTCACTCGAGGCAGCAATTGACGATCGCGGGACTGAACGAGTCCTTCGACTCTCGCAGGCGGATCCACTTCGAGCCCCTGACGCGGAACCTGTAACCGACGTGACGTACGATAGCGACGTCGAAGCGGACTTCGCGGCCCGGTTCGAGGCACTGGATCTCGACTGGGGCCTGCAACGGGAGCCGGAGCCGCTGGCAACCGGTACGCGGGTGATGATCCCCGATTTTGCCTTCGACTACCGACACGCCGACTTTCGGGTCTACTTCGAGATCATGGGGTTCTGGACGCCCGAGTACGTCGAAAAGAAACTCGACCAGCTCGAGCACCTCGAGGATGTCGAGATGGTCGTCGCCGTGGACGAATCGCTCGCTGCCGAGGCCGATATCGAGGCGCGCGACCACCGGGCAATCCCCTACCGCGACCGCGTCCGTGTGAAAGACGTCGTCGATGTCCTTCGATCCTACGAACGCGAATTGATCGATGAAAGTGCTGCCACACTCCCGGATTGCCTGCGTCCGGAAGCCAACGTCTGCACCCTCGAAGCCATTGCCGCAGAACACGGCGTGAGTGAAGCGGCACTCGAGGCCGTGACCTTCCCCGAACACGAACGTCTCGGTCGAACGCTCGTTCGCCCTGCCGTCCTCGAGGCTCTCGAAGCCGACCTCGAAGAAGGGCTGACGCTCGAGACTGTCGAATCGCGGCTCGAAGTGCACGGACTCGAGGAGACGAGTGCCGTCCTCTCGAAACTCGGTTACCGCATCGAGTGGGAGGGGCTGGGTGGGGGCGTACTACGACGGCCCACGTGAATCGTTCACACGGTTTACTGTCGTCTCTTACCCGTGAATGCCGTACGATAAATCCCGGTAAAAAGTCACAGGGGACCGTATCAGGGACGCCAGCCCATCGGCGACTCGTTCAGCCGTTCGACGCCATCGTCGGTGACGAGCACCAGATCCTCGAGTCGAACGCCAAACTCGCCCTCGAGGTAAATTCCCGGCTCGACGCTGAACACCATTCCTGTCTCGAGCGTCGTCTCGTTTCCGTCGACGATGTACGGTGGTTCGTGGACCTCGAGGCCGACGCCGTGGCCGGTCCGATGAACGAACGCGTCGCCGTAGCCTGCTTGCTCGATGATATCACGGGCAACCCGGTCGACGGCTTCAGCAGTCACCCCCGGTTGCGCGTGTTCGACGGCTGCCTGTTGGGCTTCTCGGACCGTCTCATGAACGACCTCGTACTCGGCTGGTGGCTCTCCATCGAACACAATTGTGCGCGTCTGATCGCCTGGATACCGAGCACTCCCGACCTCGAGATCGGCCGGAACGAACGCGCCGAAGTCCAACACGACCGGTTCGCCGGCCTCGATTTGTTTCTCTCCAGGATGGTGGTGGGGTCTGGCACCGTTTGCCCCTGCGGCGACGATCGAATCGAACGACGGCTCGATGCCACCTTCGTCCCTCAGTAGCCGGTCGATTTCAGCCGCGAGTTCGGCTTCGCTCATCCCGACGATTTCGTCACCGCGCTCGCGCAACCGCATCGAAACCCGGTCGGCCAACTCGCCAGCCCTCCGGAGAGCGTCTCGTTCCACCGAATCTTTCGTGATTCGCAGGGGCCCGACGACAGAACTCGCCAACCCATAGGTCGCGTCGGGGCGTATCCGTCGAACGTCCTGGGCAAAGACCGTCCACATACGGTCGTCTAGCAAGATTGTACTGTCATCGGCCCTTTCCGTGATATCAAACTCCGCGAGGACCGCATCGAGGATGTCAACGGGGTCGTCGCCGTCTCCCCAGCAGCGAAAGTCACCGATCGGGGCTTCCTCGAGTTCGGCTTCGTACATCGTCGGGGCGACCATTTGCGGTGTCCCATCGGCTGGCACGACGTACAGGAAGTGACGTTCGGATGGCGATTCCTCGATCCCAGCGAGGTACGTCAGATTCGGACCCGGTGTGAGTATGACGACTGCAGCATCGGCCGCCTCGAGTCGTTGCTGGCAGGCCACAATTCGGTCGATAAACGGGTACTCCATAAACGGACATTCGGACGGCACACCTTCAACGTGCCTGCCTGCGTTCGATCCTGCAAATTGTCTGGGGCGATCGGGCGGTCGACTCGAGGTTTTTAGTTACAGACGGTGAAAAACGACGAAATGACACCACCTCCTGACGTCGCTGACGGTGACAAACCGCCTGCAGACAGGCTCGAGTCGGCTCGAACGTGGCTCGAGTCGGCCGATCGGACGATTATCACGTACATGGACCGGCTCGCTGTTCCCGTGTTGCGTATCGCGCTGGGTGTCGTGTTCATCTGGTTCGGTGGCCTGAAAGTCATCGGTGGGAGTCCGGCAGCCGACCTCGTGGCTGCGACGGTATACGTCGTCCCGCCGGAGCTGTTCGTGCCAGTTCTGGGTATCTGGGAGGTCATCATCGGCATCTGTCTGCTTTACCGGCCGTTGATCAGGCTCGGCATATTGCTGTTGTTTCTCCAGATGCCGGGAACGTTCCTCCCAATCGTGTTGTTGCCATCGGTAGTCTTCCACACGTTTCCGTACGGGCTAACAGTTGAAGGCCAGTACATCGTCAAAAACCTCGTCATCATTGGGGCGGCCCTCGTCGTTGGCTCGACCGTCCGCAAGGAGGACAAACGGGTGACTGAGGACGTACGTCAGTCAGATGCGAAAACGTAGCCACGATCGAAGCACTCGGAATCAGGTGACGTCGTTATCAGGGGCCTGTATGTGCAGGGCGCGCACGAACACGTGCGGGAGGTGAGGGGACAGCCACTGATGGGATCGAACGAGCGGCACGCAGCGCTGGGGCGGGCATGGCGATCGGTGAATACTCGGATATTCGAACAATCGAGCGCGACGCTACGGGCAGACGGTGGGGAAACCGACGTCGTACCGGACACGCTGATCGTCGCGTCGAATCGACAACCATACCGCCACCGGTTGGCGGATGACACGACGTCGCAGCCGAAAATTGCGTCTCTGGAGGACGGTAACGGGTCCACGCTGTCAATCAGCGTCGATGAACCGACTGGCGGACTCACTGCCGGCCTCGATCCAGTGTTGCGATCGGTCGGTGGCACCTGGATTGCTTGGGGTGACGGAAATGCCGATCGAGTCGTCACTGACGAAGATGACTGTGTCGCGGTACCACCGGATGCCGACGATCAGTACACGCTTCGTCGGCTCTGGCTGTCCGAGGAAGCTGTCGATGGATATTACGCCGGCCTGAGTAATCGCGTCCTCTGGCCGTTGTGTCACGATCGGCCGGATCTCGTGTCGTTTCGACCGACTGACCTGGCCTGGTATCGTCGCGTCAACCGGAAGTTCGCGGCGGCTATTCGTACCCACGCAACACCGAACGCCGGTGTCTGGATCCACGACTACCACCTTAGCCTGGTTCCGTCGTATCTGGTCGACGAACTCCCACCGGGAACCACTCTCGGCTTCTTCTGGCACATCCCGTGGCCGACACCCGACGTGTTCGAGTCCTGTCCGTTCGGCCGCGAACTGCTCGTCGGGTTGCTCGGTGCCGACGTACTCGGTTTCCATCTCGAGTCGTATGCAACCCGGTTTCTCGAGTGTGTCGACCGATTCGTTCGGTCAGCCGAAACCGACCGGAGCGAGCGGGCGATTCGATACGACGGCACTGCCACGAAACTCGTTGCGTCACCGATGGGTGTCGACACCGCGAGCTACGAGCGGCGCGCTCGAGCAGGTGACAGGGGGCGCTGGGAATCGTTGTGTGAGCAATATGGTATCGACCCCACCTGCGATATTGGCATCGGTGTCGATCGGCTCGATTATACCAAAGGAATTCCCGAACGACTCGAGGCGCTCGAGCAGTTCTTCGAGAATCATCCGGACTGGCGCGGCTCGTTTACGTTCGTCCAGAAGGCAACGCCGAGCAGAACTGGCATTCCCGCCTACGATCGACTGGGTGACCGCGTTCGTCGGCGAGTCGAGCGACTGCAAGCCCGGTTCGGCACCGACACCTGGCAACCGGTCGTTTACACCGAGGATATCCTGCCGGTTGCGGACCTCGTTGCGCTGTACCGACGTGCCGACCTGGCAATCGTCAGTTCACTCTGTGACGGGATGAACCTGGTCGCCCAGGAATACGTTGCGTCGTCGGTCGATAACGACGGCGTGTTATTACTCGGTACCGATGTCGGCGCCGCCGAGGTGCTCGGCGCTCACGCGCTGTTGGTTGATCCGACCGACACCGCACAGTTTGCTGATCAGATCTGTGACGCACTGACTATATCGAATACCGAAGTTCAATCGCGTATGCGTGCGATGCGCCAGGTGGTGACTGCCCACCGCCTCGAGGCGTGGATGGGTGAGCAGTTAGAATATCTCGCACAGAATCCGCTCGAGTCGGGTCACCGCCCGGAAAACCACTCATCTGACAGGTGGCACATACCAGACAGCATCGACCAGTGACTCCTGAACCCTCCTGTATATTATGAGTCTGTTCGACAGAGATCCATTAGAACTGTGTTGGATTGTTGACAATCCTCCCGGAGCAGCCCCTTTGTTCCGTCACTATTTTACGGTCCGGCTTGGTACACGAGAGAAGAGATGGTGGCCAAACCAACGAACACAATTTCCTCCAGCATATTTCGGCCACCGTCCGGCCTAACTGAGCGTGAGTATTTGTGAAACTGCGACAACCCACTGACTTCCTTATTCTCGAGGCCCTCGAGGATACCGGACGAAACGTAGCAACTAACCTGGCACCGCATACGGGAAAAAGCCGGAAGAATATCAACACCAGATTGCCCGTACTCGAAGACTACGGACTCGTGAAGAAGATCGGCCCGGCAGAACGATCCGGACTGTACGAAATTACTCGGCTCGGTCGCACAGCCCTTATTTACGCCGACCAGTACGACGATGTCGATGATTTCGAGGCCCTGATCCGCGGTCCGAAAACCGATGGAATGGGTGCTCAAGAGGCTGGTACAGTTGTCCGTGGCCAACACGATGCTGACGACGACGCCGACGACGACATCTCGAATGGTCGTTCCGAGTAACGTCGTTTCTCATACGTTTTCATCACCTCGTCGTTATCCATGATGCCAGATGGGTTCGCGTGCTTTTATACCGCCGCAACCGGCGGATAGTCGCCGAAAGCGGGCGAAGAGACCGTTGTAACTCGCTCGAGTGTGTCGTGATTGGTGGCGCCACGTTCCCTCTAATTTTCACTTCTTTGAAAATTCATGATAACGGGGGTCATGCGTGTGTGTCCCGGGGGCGATTCGAATCCGTGCCCTTAAGTGTGTGACCGGAAAAGGATCTAATCCACAAGAAAAACCGATGCACCTCCCCGCGTAAGCGAGGTAGGGAAGGGTGAATGCATGCCAGCCGTCTACTGGCGTGCAGATGACACCGTATGTACGTGTAGTCCAGGCGTCCACTGGACCCGTTCCCGGGTCACATCGCTGCTCATTACGAGCAGCACCCAAGATCCGAAAGAACGTGGCTACTGTGCCAGCTGGTGGATCGCTCGGCTCGAGAGCTGAAGAAGGACGTGCCAAGCTGCGATAAGCCCAAGGGACCCGCACGGAGGGGAAGAACTTGGGATCTCCGAATAGGAATCCTCTTTGCAATTGCTTTGCGCAATAGGGAACGTCGAGAATTGAAACATCTTAGTATCGACAGGAAAAGAAAGCAACGCGATGTCGTTAGTAACCGCGAGTGAACCCGACACAGTCCAAACCGAAGCCTTAGGGCAATGTGGTGTTCGGACTGACTCTCATCGGACGAACTTTGACGAGAAATCTCTTGGAATAGAGTACGAAACAGGGTGACAGTCCCGTACCGTCGATCAGTACTCCGTGCGTCAGCTCCAGAGTAGCGGGGGTTGGATATCCCTCGTGAATATCGCGGGCATTGACCGCGAAGACTAAACACTCCTCGAGACCGATAGCGAATTAGTAGCGTGAGCGAACGCTGAAAAGCACCCCAAAAAGGGAGGTGCAATAGGGCGTGAAATCAGTTGGCGATAGAACGACGGGGCATGAAAGGTCCCACTCTCAATGAATCAGGTGCAAACCTGTAGTAAGCGGAGTGGGAAGCCGATGTTCCGTCGTACGTTTTGAAAAACGAACCAGAGAGTGTGCCTGTCTGACGAGTCTAACCGGAGTATCCGGGTAGGCATAGGGAAACCGATATGACCGCAGCCTTCGGGTGAGGGTCACCGTGTTCAAGCGCGGGGAGTCAGGCGGGGACGACCCGAAACCGGATGATCTAGGCGTGAGCAGGGTGAAGCGTGCCGAAAGGCACGTGGAGGCCCGTTAGAGTTGGTGTCCTACAATACCCTCTCGTGACTTACGTCTAGGGGTGAAAGGCCCATCGAATTCGGAAACAGCTGGTTCCAACCGAAACATGTCGAAGCATGACCTCCGCTGAGGTAGTTCGTGGGGTAGAGCGACGGATTGGGGGACCGGACTCCGAGAGGAGTTCGCCCCCCTGTCCAACTCCGAACCTACGAACGCCGTCGACGCGGGGAGTCCGGTGCGCGGGGTAAGCCTGTGTACCGTGAGGGAGACAACCCAGAGCTGGGTTAAGGTCCCCAAGTATGGACTAAGTGCGATTGAAGGTGGTCGCAAGCCCTAGACAGCCGGGAGGTGAGCTTAGAAGCAGCTACCCTCTAAGAAAAGCGTAACAGCTTACCGGCCGAGGTTTGCGGCGCCGAAAATGATCGGGGCTCAAGTTCATCACCGAGACCTAGCGGCGCAATTCACATTGCGATCCTGTAGGTTGGCGTCCTGTTCGGGTGGAAGCACGGGAGAGATCTCGTGTGGACCGTGCAGGAACGAAAATTCTGGTCATAGTAGCAGCGTTAGTCGGGTTAGACCCCCGACGGCCGAACGAGTAAGGGTTCCTCAGCAATGCTAATCAGCTGAGGGTTAGCCGGTCCTAAGTCAGCCCGTAAGTCGAAGCTGACAAAAGGGAAATAGGTTAATATTCCTATGCCGGTGTGCAGTAAAAGTCGACGCTTTGGGGCCACCTCAGCCGGGCTTTCGCCCGGTCGAACTGTCGAAGTTCGTGGAAGCCGTAATGGCAGGAAGCGAATGAATGTCAGGATAGCGAAAGTGAGGTCAACCTGGAGCCCGTGAAAAGACGAGCACACTGTCCGTACCGAGATCCGACACAGGTACTCATGGCGGCGAAAGCCAAGGTCTGTCGGGAGCAACCGACGTTAGGGAATTCGGCAAGTTCGTCCCGTACGTTCGCAATAAGGGATGCCTGCCACGGAAAGTGGCAGGTCGCAGTGACTCGGGCGCTCCGACTGTCTAGTAACAACATAGGTGACTGCAAATCCGCAAGGACTCGTACAGTCACTGAATCCTGCCCAGTGCGGGTATCTGAACACTCAGTACAATGAGACGAAGGACCCGTTAACGGCGGGGGTAACTATGACCCTCTTAAGGTAGCGTAGTACCTTGCCGCTTTAGTAGCGGCTTGCATGAATGGATTAACGAGAGCGCCACTGTCCCAACGTTGGGCCCGGTGAACTGTACATTCCAGTGCGGAGTCTGGAGACCCCCAAGGGGAAGCGAAGACCCTATAGAGCTTTACTGCAGGCTGTCGCTGAGACGTGGTCGTCATTGTGCAGCATAGGTAGGAGCCGTTACACAGGTACCCGCGCTAGCGGGCCACCGAGGCAGCATTGAAATACTACCCGATGATGACTGCGACTCTCACTCCGGGAGGAGGACACCGGTAGCCGGGCAGTTTGACTGGGGCGGTACGCGCTTGAAAAGATATCGAGCGCGCCCCAAGGTTTCCTCACTCGGGTCGGAGACCCGAGAAAGAGCGCAAGAGCATACGGAAGCCTGACAGTGTCGAGCACAACAATCGACGCTGACGCGAAAGCGTGGTCTAGCGAACCAATTAGCCTGCCCAATGCGGGCAATTGCTGACAGAAAAGCTACCTTAGGGATAACAGAGTCGTCACCCGCAAGAGCACATATCGACCGGGTGGCTTGCTACCTCGATGTCGGTTCCCTCCATCCTGCCCGTGCAGAAGCGGGCAAGGGTGAGGTTGTTCGCCTATTAAAGGAGGTCGTGAGCTGGGTTTAGACCGTCGTGAGACAGGTCGGCTGCTATCTATTGGGGGTGTCATGGAATTTGACGAGAACGTTCGTATAGTACGAGAGGAACTACGAATGGGTGCCACTGGTGTACCGGTTGTTCGAGAGAGCACGTGCCGGGCAGCTACGCACCACGGGGTAAGAGCTGAACGCATCTAAGCTCGAAACCCACTTGAAAAAGAAATTCCACCGAGGTCACTCGTAGAAGACGAGTTCGATAGACTCGGGGTGTACGCACCGAGGCAACGAGGTGTTGAGCCCGCGAGCACTAACAGACCGAGCCACACATTCATTTCACATGGATCTGCACTGGACCCGCGAACGGGTCCAGGCGTTAACTGGACTACACGGACATGCGGTTTACCGATTACAGGTTGACTCACACGGCTTCAGGGTCGTGTGAGAGACGGTTCGAGTCCGTCTATCGGCATTACGGCGGCCAGAGCGGCGGGGTTCCTCCCGTACCCATCCCGAACACGGAAGATAAGCCCGTCTGCGTATTGGTGAGTACTGGAGTGGGAGACCCTCTGGGAAATCTGATTCGCCGCCGACCACTCATAACACATTTCCATTCGAGGTACCGACCTCGAGTGACCGGCAGTGGTCTGACGGCGGTTCGATTCCGTCGGCCGGCATTACAGCGGCCAGAGCGGCGGGGTTCCTCCCGTACCCATCCCGAACAC comes from the Natronosalvus amylolyticus genome and includes:
- a CDS encoding glutamate--cysteine ligase translates to MERGSRESFTRMGTLGIEEECFVVDERGRPTSGTDALVYDHEPPAILDERLDHELFKCVIETQTPLIERPSDAESALLEVRNALLEHAQRHGYGIAAAGLHPLARWRELEHAEKSRYRSQLDRIQYPQHRNTTAGVHVHVGVDDADKAVWIANELRWFVPIMLALSVNSPFWNGFDTGLQSARAKLFEGLPNTGMPTYFEDFEAFDRFERRMIDTGSIEDRGELWYDVRPHTGHGTVEVRTPDGQADPDIVMAFVEYTHALVTDLAAAYEDGESPHEHRRELLDENKWRAIRHGHEAHFIDRDLEGTVSLGEVVERECDRLDIDGIRDIYERESGATQQRRVLSNGGVDALCASLLLDSS
- a CDS encoding helix-turn-helix domain-containing protein; its protein translation is MPADENDEPRVPTDDTDAHHDDGATGDPAESDSSEGGDGEGAFDDGTLESESGVEGIGSLDQSGGKRVNVSAEDIDQRIVDLLSWILDTETRAKIYVHLLAQPGSTSEEIAHGTGLYPSTVREALAELHEEERVTRRKRASEGAGNNPYEYRAIQPSELVGGVVDQVQHELNTIFTLDRLFDREDEPTIDADVEPVTIVVNDESMESDADDEADDLEADSSDESLEDGDSDEDGTSSSSAE
- a CDS encoding universal stress protein translates to MVSRVLVPVDGSEMGEHALEYALEVFPDGDITVLHVVGGPSPMWGEAAGLALADDIQEKANELAASAFERAEEIAAENDQEISTTVQLGHPARVIVNRAEDYDTVVIGAHGGTLADRLIVGNVAETVFRRSPVPVIVVR
- a CDS encoding DUF790 family protein; translated protein: MLRKDLLRVSRAGGGYQPQFAGREHRPLAARVIGTFQGHLGETRGDLEAALADLEAEAADFKLVRGFAALLEREASFETDAPVDPERVRTVVFEAAETIGVVTEGERREALESAGDSLDMASEVVDSSLFADLEHRQVLSDIDVPWTPDELLAQYNLSLAQTALFDATSVRIRSSNPKALISATKRLRLLYEIERTDEGRVVVVTGPTALFQATRRYGTRFARLLRTVVGAPEWSLEAAIDDRGTERVLRLSQADPLRAPDAEPVTDVTYDSDVEADFAARFEALDLDWGLQREPEPLATGTRVMIPDFAFDYRHADFRVYFEIMGFWTPEYVEKKLDQLEHLEDVEMVVAVDESLAAEADIEARDHRAIPYRDRVRVKDVVDVLRSYERELIDESAATLPDCLRPEANVCTLEAIAAEHGVSEAALEAVTFPEHERLGRTLVRPAVLEALEADLEEGLTLETVESRLEVHGLEETSAVLSKLGYRIEWEGLGGGVLRRPT
- a CDS encoding aminopeptidase P family protein, coding for MEYPFIDRIVACQQRLEAADAAVVILTPGPNLTYLAGIEESPSERHFLYVVPADGTPQMVAPTMYEAELEEAPIGDFRCWGDGDDPVDILDAVLAEFDITERADDSTILLDDRMWTVFAQDVRRIRPDATYGLASSVVGPLRITKDSVERDALRRAGELADRVSMRLRERGDEIVGMSEAELAAEIDRLLRDEGGIEPSFDSIVAAGANGARPHHHPGEKQIEAGEPVVLDFGAFVPADLEVGSARYPGDQTRTIVFDGEPPAEYEVVHETVREAQQAAVEHAQPGVTAEAVDRVARDIIEQAGYGDAFVHRTGHGVGLEVHEPPYIVDGNETTLETGMVFSVEPGIYLEGEFGVRLEDLVLVTDDGVERLNESPMGWRP
- a CDS encoding DoxX family protein, giving the protein MTPPPDVADGDKPPADRLESARTWLESADRTIITYMDRLAVPVLRIALGVVFIWFGGLKVIGGSPAADLVAATVYVVPPELFVPVLGIWEVIIGICLLYRPLIRLGILLLFLQMPGTFLPIVLLPSVVFHTFPYGLTVEGQYIVKNLVIIGAALVVGSTVRKEDKRVTEDVRQSDAKT
- a CDS encoding alpha,alpha-trehalose-phosphate synthase (UDP-forming), coding for MGSNERHAALGRAWRSVNTRIFEQSSATLRADGGETDVVPDTLIVASNRQPYRHRLADDTTSQPKIASLEDGNGSTLSISVDEPTGGLTAGLDPVLRSVGGTWIAWGDGNADRVVTDEDDCVAVPPDADDQYTLRRLWLSEEAVDGYYAGLSNRVLWPLCHDRPDLVSFRPTDLAWYRRVNRKFAAAIRTHATPNAGVWIHDYHLSLVPSYLVDELPPGTTLGFFWHIPWPTPDVFESCPFGRELLVGLLGADVLGFHLESYATRFLECVDRFVRSAETDRSERAIRYDGTATKLVASPMGVDTASYERRARAGDRGRWESLCEQYGIDPTCDIGIGVDRLDYTKGIPERLEALEQFFENHPDWRGSFTFVQKATPSRTGIPAYDRLGDRVRRRVERLQARFGTDTWQPVVYTEDILPVADLVALYRRADLAIVSSLCDGMNLVAQEYVASSVDNDGVLLLGTDVGAAEVLGAHALLVDPTDTAQFADQICDALTISNTEVQSRMRAMRQVVTAHRLEAWMGEQLEYLAQNPLESGHRPENHSSDRWHIPDSIDQ
- a CDS encoding winged helix-turn-helix transcriptional regulator — encoded protein: MKLRQPTDFLILEALEDTGRNVATNLAPHTGKSRKNINTRLPVLEDYGLVKKIGPAERSGLYEITRLGRTALIYADQYDDVDDFEALIRGPKTDGMGAQEAGTVVRGQHDADDDADDDISNGRSE